AAGTGCGCCAGCTTCTCTGGATGGTGGTATTACTTCTGCCCTACAAGAAGATCATCTTTCGCACGCGACACCTGCTGCAGTAAAGCTGCTTAAAGTGATCGAAAACACTAAGCTGATATTAGCGATAGAGTTGCTCGCAGCGACGCAAGCTTATGATTTACAAGTAGGTAAAGAAAAGAAAGCGGCTAAAACCGATGCAATCTATCAATTGGTTAGAGAGCATATTCCTTTTTATGCAGATGATCGCCCGTTAGCAGAAGACTTTAAGACAGCCATTGGGCTAATGTCGCAACATCAGCCCTTAACTGCCATTGTTTAAGTACCTCAATCACCGGTGATCGTTCGACAGTTATCGATCACCGGTTCGGTTTACGTTTCAATTGTCTGTAACGCATCCTGCCAACAAGCTTGCGCCCATTCTCGCAGCATCAACGCTTCTTTCCATCTATCGGTAATGTCTAGGCCATCACTCCCTGTAATGGCATAAGGGGTGGGGCCAAGCTCACAGGTAAAGGTCAGTGTGTCATCTGCTTTTGCACGTTTTTGCCAACTGGACATGCCATACGTCCACCATGCTTTAAAGACGTCTACCCACGGTTGGTGTTGAGCAAAGCTAACGGGGATTTGTACCTGATGCCCATTAGAAACCCGGCCATGAAAACCCCAGCCATGATCAAGAATAGTTTTAATCTGTTGATCATCCGCTTCTGCTGGCGGAAGAGGGAATTCTCTTGCCACTACATAGTGAGACAAATCTGATAGCAGCTTGAGATTTGGCATTTCCGCGAGCAGATCGAGTGTAAATAGTAAATCATTCGTGACCCGGTAGCGGTGCGTCTCGATTAACACAGGAAAAGCCACTTGCTCAGCCAATCGCTGCCAACCTTCAATTACTCGAATCGCTTCTTTCAGCGTGCGTGGTCGAAAATCTGCTTGAATCGTTATGTGATGGCAGCCAAATTCAGTGCCGTTTTCTAAAGCGGGGATGAGTTCTTCAATATTGGTTGGGAAGACTTGCCCCTCTGCTTGTAGGCCTAAGGGTTTAAATGTCTCTGCTAAACGCGCCACATGCTGACGATTGTAGTAGTGGTCTGTAAAACCAGCAAAGCCAGCGGCGGCAATTTGCGTTAGCCTTTCTTCGTGGCTTGCAGACTTACCCCCTGGTAATAGGTTTTCCATTGCCCACATGGATTGAAAAACCAATAACGCTTGATTGGTCGACATCTGCTAATTTCCTTTAAGCAATGATTTTAGATTGGTGGATGGGTCTGCTAACGTTTCCATTGAAACCACCTTTTTCATCGCGATTAGACGCTCAATCAGCTTAATGTCTTTTGCAATACAGCCATCTTTTCCCATGCCTGCGGCACCGCGAATACAACCCACTTCATCTTGGTAGATCACAAAAGTGGCTACTTCATTTTGCTGGCGTACAGTCGCTTTTAAGGTTGGACTAGTCTCGCCAACCACTTGCAAGCCCTCATCAAATTGATCTGACCAAAACCACATCAAATCTTCAAATTCGGATTGTGGGCTAACTAGGTGCTTGGCTAAGTAGCGTGCTTGATGTTCTGCATTGCGCCAAGTTTCAATACGCTGATGACCACCATTCATCGGAATGGCAGCAACATCGCCAATTGCATAAATATCTGGATGGGACGTTTGCAAATAGGCATCTACCAAAATGCCATTGCCCACCTTCAACCCTGCGGCTTCTGCCAATGTTTGATTCGGGATAATGCCTATACCCGCCACTAAAACATCGAATACAAACCGTTCTCCTGTTTTCAGTAGCACACTGGTTTTATCTTCATGGTGGGATAATTGCTCAATACCTGCTTGTAGCTTAATCGTGACGTCATTTTGTTGATGAAGCTCGAACAAACGGTTAGAAATTTCAGCAGGTAGTACACGGCTCGCAAGTTGATTTGCCGCCTCAAAAACAACGACGTCACAACCAAGTTGTTTGGCGGAAGAGGCGATTTCTAGTCCAATAAAACCACCGCCAATAATGCCAACCCTCTTGCTAGGATGAAGCGCGGTTTTTAACGCAGCCGCATCGGCCTGATTACGTAAGTACAAAATAGGCACAGCCTCACATCCGGGTAGGCTTAATTTTCTTGGTACACCACCCGTTGCAAAAACAAGCGCCTGGTAACTAAGCGATTCACCGTTTTCTAAGGTAAGCAGATGATTACTCGGGTCTACCTTAGTTACCGGAGTACTTACACGCCAATCAATCGAATATTCAGCGAGCTGTACTACTGTCGTCATGCTTAGCTGTGTTGGGGTAGATTCACCTAGCAGCACTTGTTTAGAGAGTGGTGGGCGTTCGTAGGGTAGATGGGGCTCATCACCAATTAGACAAATTGTCCCTCTATAGCCTTCCTCACGCAGGTGAAGCGCCAATCGCCCACCTGCTTGCCCGGCACCAATAATGACAATGGGGGCTTGGGTATACATCGCCTTACTCCACTTCTATCCACACTTTTCCACCTTCTACTTTGGTGGGGAAGGTCGGCAGGTTGACACACACCGGCGCACCTTGTGCTTTACCTGTTCGGTAGTCAAAGCGACCGTTATGTTTCGGGCATTCGATGATGTGATCCATGACTAGCCCATTAGACAGGTGGACTTTTTCGTGGGTGCAATGGCCTGCCGTAGCAAAAAACTCACTATCTGGAGAGCGGTAAATCGCGTAGGTAAGACCATTGTGGTCAAACCGGCTGACATCTTCTTCATCAATGTCTTCAATTTCGCAAACTTCAATCCACTGGCTCATTTTGTATCTCCTTTTTGGGAATCACCTATGTATGGGTGATTCCATTTGTTATTTTTTAATGGTGATTCGTTGTTAGTTGCTTTGTGGCAATGCACGGCGGATGCAGTAAGTTGGGTCACTGCGTTGGCGCATAATGGCGGGGAAAATTTCTTTGTAAGCCGCCCACAAGCTTTGCGGTGTTGGTGCGCATTGGCTCTTAATTAGCGCGTGTAATTGGGGTAGGTTATAAAACGGTACCATTGGGAACATATGGTGTTCGATGTGGTAATTCATGTTCATGTACATGAAGGCAGAGATTGGGTTAAAGATCACCGTACGGGTATTTAGGCGGTGGTCTAATACATCTTCAGCTAAACCTGCATGCTGAGTAATGTTAAAAATTTGGGTGAGTGGTGAGCCATAAAAGCGCGGTAAGACTACAAACATAGCGGGCAAGATGCTTTGGCTATAGAAACATGCAGCAACTGTCGCGGCATAAATTAGTGTATGGATGCGGCTAGAGAAAATCATTTTCGGGATTTCTGACGCTGGAACAAACGAGCGTGTTGCTGGGCTAACCACACCAAACGCATGCTTAATGGTTCGGAAAAACTCGATGGAGCCCGCTTTTAGAAAGAAGAAATCTGCCAACCAACCTAAAATGCTAAATGGTCTTGGAAAGGCGATCTCTCTATCGTTGCCGACAATAAGGGTATCTGTATGATGCCTTGCATGGCTCCAGCGCCAAAACACAGTTTCGTGTAACGCCATAAAAGACGTCACTTGAAAAAAGAAGGTATTTAACCATTGGGTTTTAAAAGGCGTGCCGTGAGATAGCTCATGTGAGCCATGTTCTCCCGCTGCATAAAATAGGCCGTACACAAAAAAGGCCGGAATTGCCCACAGCGTCCCCCAAGAGAAATACGCCAACACACCAAAGGCAATTAATAAAGCTAACCAAGACCCAAGCCAAGCAAGCGCCTTTTTATCATCCCGCTGCATGAGTTGTTTCATCACCTTGCGGTCTACCGTACAAGCAAACCATTCTGCCGATACCAAGCCCTTGTCTGCTGCTTCTTTACCGCATGGGCCTTCCAGGCTGTAATCTCTACATTTGATAGAATCTATCATTTTATCATCCTCTTTTTCACGATTATTGTTGATTGTTTATGAACACATTCATCACAATCTTTGTGTGATAGAGTATTATTTAAGCTTGACATTACTTGCAATACATAGGCTATTTTGCATTTCAATTTCTATCAAAAATAAAAATCAAAGTTTGATAGATCTATCAAGGATTGATAAAAATGAAACCCACAATGGAAGACGTGGCAAAAGTCGCTGGGGTAGGGGTAGCAACGGTAGATCGGGTCATAAACAAACGGGCTGCTGTGCGCCCTGAAACCGCGCAAAAAGTACTAGAAGCCGCGGAGCAAATTGGATTTCAACGCACGGGTTTAATCAAGAATCGAATCAAAGAACAAAGTGCAGGTTTGCATCTAGGCTTTATTTTGCAAAAGCAAACGACGCAGTTTTATAAAGACCTAGGTGACGCTATCCAATTGCAAGGCAAGCAAAGCCCGTTCCCCATTGCGAAGACATCTGTTATTTATCTAGATGATTTAAGTCCTCAGGTCATTGCAGACGAATTGTTAACTTTGGGTGAAAAAGTCGATGCAATTGCCTTGGTATCAACAGACCATCCTCTGGTGAATCAGGCCATTCAATTGTTGGCGGAAAAAGGTAAACCGGTGATTTCATTGTTAAGCGACCTTACCGCAGAAAGCTGTGCCGGTTTTGTAGGGATTGATCACCGTAAAATAGGACGTATGGCAGCATGGAATATCCAGCAACTTTGTCCTCAGCCGGGCAAGATCGGCTTAATTGTGGGAAGCCATCGATATCTATGCCAAGAACTCAGTGAAATGAGTTTTCGCTCTTTCTTTAGAGAGCATGCGCCAGACTTTCAAATTCTCGAAACACTGGTTAGCTTGGAAGACATTGCGCTGGCAGAGTCTGCAACCTTAGAGCTCTTAAAACAGCATCCAGACTTAACGGCTATTTTTGTTGCTGGCGGCGGGATAGAAGGGGTGATCAAAGGGCTACAAAGTACAGCCTTAAACAAGCATATCGTTACCATCTGCCTAGACCTGACGCGTATTACTCAACAAGCGTTAATCGATGGTGTCGTAGATACCATCTTGTCTCACCCAATGGAGTGGATGGTTTCGAAACTACTAGAAAGTATGGTGCAAACCTGCAAACTACCAGACTTTAAGCGGGTAATTAATGTCACCTTACCGGCACTAACATTTACAACTGCCAATGTATAACTAGCATTTACCTTTAGCGGAAAACCAGATGATAAAACACCTAGACCATCTAGTGCTTACCACTGCCAACTTATCGGCTTGCACCTATTTCTATACCGAAGTGCTTGGCATGCAAAAAGAAGAATTTATTGGCGGAACGCCTCCCGTGAAACGACTAGCGTTCAAGTTTGGTTTTCAGAAAATCAATATCCATGAAAAAGGAAAGGAATTTCTACCCAAAGCCACACTCCCCACACCAGGTGCGCTAGATCTATGCTTTATTGTGAGTCTGCCGTTAGCTGATGTGGTCGCACAGTTACAGACGCATCACATTGCAATAGAAGAAGGCCCTGTTACCAGAACTGGCGCAGTGGGGAAAATTACTTCAGTGTATGTCAGAGACCCAGATGGGAATTTAATTGAGCTTTCCGAGTACGATTAAGCTTTGCACATTCATCAAAATGGGCAATAAAAAAAGAAAATGTCGCTTTTGCGGCTTCTGTGGCATCTTCCTGATTGAGATGAGGCAGGCGTGGCGTAAGATAATTCCAAAAACGTTGCCAGCGCGTATATCCCTCTGATTCTGAAAAAAAACGGCACGGCAGTGAAATGGTTGAATGGTGATGCAAATGTTTTGCAATAACACTACCACCAAGATGCGAACCTTCTAATACATATAAGCCACCGACAATTGCTGACTCACTCTCAAAAGTGGGTAAGGGAATTGAACATGGTAATAACTGTGCTTTCAAGTCTTGCAAGTCTTTGGCTATTAAGGCTGCACGAGGTGAGAATTTTTCTAATGGCAGATAGTCGGATAATGCAATTTCGAGTGCTTCTGTTGGGCCAAATAGCGCTGTTAATGCGATCGTATAATTCACTTCACTAATAGGCGTGCTCAGCAGACCGCGCAACATTTCATGATGATCTAACGCTCGGTGAAAATCGGTTGTAGCCGATTTCAACTGCTTCGCCATGTCAGGGAATATACCGGCAGGCATTTTCATCGCTTTTTTTCTTGCAAAAGTGTTTCTCGGCATTTGAGTGCAAACAATCGGTTCTCATTCGTCCAAGGACGGCTATACCCTAATCGTTTTTCCACCCATTTTTCAAATGAGCGCCTTGGAGCAATACCAAGTAACCCATCATGGTACTCGATCGGTTTTTCGGGAGTTCCTCCCCATTCGACCTCGTACACGTATTCTGCGCGGGTTAGGTATACCCTTGTTTGTGCTTGTGAGTCGCCTTGCGGTCGTCCAAACTTAATGGCTAGCACCCCGGCAATCTCAGATAAAGGCATACCATCTACTTGTTTATGTAAGTGATCACTAGACCAGATCAACTCGGATTGTTCAGTAACAAACCAATGATCCAAATAATCTAATGCTTCAGACGAAAAACACAAACCAACCCCAAGCGCCAGATTGTTTTGCACCAAAATGGCTCCATCGGCATTGAATTCTTCGATTAGCCAAGCACCAAGCTCAGGCCATGCAGTACCTAAATCTCCATGTCTTTGTAGGATTTGTTCAAAGGGTTTAAATCGTTGTGCGATGCTATCTATTAAGCGAAGACGGCGTTGAGATAGATAGCTGATTAAGGTGAGGGTATGGTTTTTTACTTCACTCTGAGCAAGCTGTAATTCGTGAACAGTTGGATAGGCGGCCATCTGATGGTGAGCTGCAATTAGGGCAAATAACTTTCCACTCACTACAATTGGGAATGATAACGATGCCCGTACCCCCATATTTTGCAAATACACTCGATGCATTTCCGATACGCTGCGTAAATCGGTAAAACTCAGATCAACCGGCGTTTCTTCGCCTACAATAGGAACGGCATCAGCCACTACGTCTGGAATCAAGCGCCAAGGGTTTTTGATGTACAAGGCCCTAGCAATATGCGGAATATCTGAATCGGGGAATCTCAATCCCAAATAACTGCCATATGCATCGGTTAATCGGGCTTCCGCCACCACTTCACCATCACCATTATCATGGAAAAGGTAGTACATCACCCGCTGAAATCCGGTCAATTCGGCAACCCGATTGACTAGAATCTTCCTTGCTTCTAACAGGCTCTCTTCATCCTGAATCATCACAGGTAAGCCCATGTATAAACGATTCCGAATATCTGTTGCTCTAGAAGACAGGAACTCTAAAATAATTTGACCATTTTCCCCACGGCTAATGATGACATCGACTTGCTGTCGCATACCGTTTTGCAAGTGCTCAACGATTAACCTTTTTCCGGGTTCTTTGGATAATTGCGAAGCCAACACCTGTAGTTCATCTGGTAATTGACTATGAAGGGTAGGAGGGTAAATGAAAAAGTCGGCTATATTCTTAGCATAATGGGTAATGCATCCCGCTTCATTGGCAACTATCAATGTGCCATGCGACAAAATATGGCCCGACAAATGTAATAACTCTTGCTCACAAGTCGATATCTGCTCAATATGGTTCATGCGGTAGCCCCTTCTGCACGCAGTAGGGCCTCAAATGCAGACGATTCTAGAGGACGGCTGAGTAAATATCCTTGCACGGAATCACAGTCATGTTGCACAAGCCAGTTTAGCTGCTCATCAGATTCCACACCTTCTGCAATCGTATGTAAATCTAATGCTTTGGCTAATCCTAGTACCGCCTTAGCAATTGCCTCGTCTTCAGGGTCTTTACCCAACCCATCTACAAAACTCTTGTCTATTTTTAATTCATGCAAAGGTAAACGTTTTAGATAAGATAATGAGGAGTATCCAGTGCCAAAGTCATCGATCGCAATATTTACCCCCGCACAATTCAATTCGTCTAAGTTGGATGTGACTACTTGGCTATTTTCTAGCAATGCACCTTCGGTAATTTCTACTTGAATCAATTGAGTGGAAATGTTGGCATTCATGATTTTATCAATTAATTTACTAGCAAACATGGGCTCACGGATAGAGCGTGCGGATACGTTAAACGCAATTGGAGGAATCACAAAGCCTTGGGCTTGCCATGCTATCAATTGGTTAATTAAAAGCATCTCCACTGTTTGCGTTAATTCGATCACTAATCCAGATGCCTCTGCAACAGGGATAAACTCTGCTGGTGGTACATTGCCTAGTTCAGGGTCTTGCCAGCGAAGCAATGCCTCTGCACCAATTAATAAGGGTTGATGAGCGATTGCATATTTTGGTTGGAACACTAAGCGTAAGCGATTTTTACGCATGGCTTCTCTCAGTGCGCCCTCTAAAATAGCGCGTTTCATGAGCCTTACTTGTAAATCTGCACGATAAAACTCAACCCGATTTCGGCCCAACTCTTTTGCTCTATACATTGCCGCATCAGCAGAGCGCACCAAGCTAGTTGCATCTTGGTGATCATCGGGATAAAACGCAACGCCGATACTGGCTGATACAAATAAGGTACGTCCCTGAACAATAAATGAAGCGGATAGATCATTTAAAATACGGTTAGCCACTTCACTGACCGACGTAGGGGTGCAATCCGATAAAATAGCCGTAAATTCATCACCTCCCAGTCTTGCTACGGTATCTACATCTCTTACGACTGCACGGAGTCGATTGGCCGCTTCTCGCAATAGTTCGTCACCAACATCATGTCCTAAGGTATCGTTAATCGTCTTAAAGTCATCTAAATCAATAAACAGCAATGCTAATTGTTGTTTGTTTCTACTTGCCGTCGCAAGGTCGTGTTTTAAGCGATCATTAAATAAAGCGCGATTAGGCAACCCGGTTAATGCATCATGGGTAGATAGGTACTCTGCTTTTTGCTGAGATGTCTTGATCTCCGCAATATCAGAGAAGATCGCAATAAAATGCTCCGTATTGCCGTGATTATCATCTAGTAGGTTAATGGTTAGCCAGCAAGGGTATTCTTCACCTGATCGATGCTTATTCCAAATTTCCCCCTGCCAAAATCCTTTTTCCTTGAGCGAAGCCCAAAGTTGCTGATAAAAGACTTCAGAATGTTTCTCTGATTTTAGAAATTGTAGCGGCTGACCAATTGCCTCTGAGCCATAACCTGTGATCCGTTGAAAGGCTGTATTCACCGTCTGGATAATCGCATTTGAATCTGTCACTACAATGGCTTCACCCGCCTGTTCAAACACTTGCGCATTAATTCTTAGTTGCTCTGCGGCTTGTTTAGATAGGGTGATATCCTCGGCTTCGATAATAAAAGCACTAGGTTCGCCATTGATATCATGGAGAATTTGGTGGACAGTTTTTAAATATCTCGGCCCATCTTTACCAGGAATCATATGTTCACCAGAACACGATTCACCGGTACGCAACGCTCTAAGGTCTAACTCCCATAAAGAGGTAGCTATGTCTGCAGACATCAAAGAAAAATTGGATTTTCCTTGATATTCATCGGCTGATAATCCAAAAAACATTAAAAAACGGCTATTTGCATATTGATAATGTCCATGCAAATCCTTCATCGCAAAGATCACCGTTGTTTTTTCCATCAACGCAAGTAGGCGATTTTGTGAAGCCATTAGCTGAGATTGTGTTTTTGCAACGTCAGTAATATCGATTAGGCACGTTACTAGGGTGCGAATATGACCATCAGAGTCAAAACCAGGGGTAATCACTAGACGTTGAACTTGCTCTAGGTCTGAGATAATTTCTTCGATAATTTCCCCATGCTCAATGACCTGATAAAGCTTTGCTGGCAGCTCGGCAAGTTTGCTAGGCAGGCGCAGACTGTGCACGTTTTGGTTTAGTGCGGTTGTACGTAAGTCACATGCTTTTGCCGCACTCTTATTAAAACGAATGAGCTCCGCGTGCTGATCAAATACCATAATGGGAAAATGCAAAGCATCATATAAATGCACATATTCTTCGGTTAGTATGCCAAGCTCGTAAGTTTTGACATTTAACTCTTCATTTAGGCTAATTAACTCTTCGTTTGTGGCTTGTAATTCTTGGTTAGCCGCTTCAAGTTCTTCGTTGGTGGCTTGTAATTCTTCATTCGCTGCTTGTGCTTCTTCATTGAGTGTTTGCATCTCTTCATTGGAGGTCGCCATTTCCTCCACAAGGGTTTGCAAATGCTCTCTGGTAACGAGCAGTTCGTCTTCCATTTCTAGGGTTTGTGAGACAGGGCGCATTTCATCCGGTAGCACAGCTTCTACCGGAATAATCAATACCAAGGTGTATTGCGTACCGGCATCATGAAGTGGGGAGACCAACAAATACACCCATTCAGATTCGAGTTTGCGCTGGCGGCCGTGCTGCGCCTGGTTTTCTTGCCTAGCACGGTGCATCATCGATAAAAGTTCTCCTCGAAGAGCAGGTAAGATGACTTCAGAGGCAATACATCTTGTTGCACCTTCTGGAAACTTCAGAAATTTGTCTACTTGACCTGCTGCATGTTGAATTGCACCATCTCGATCACACAACACGCACGTGACGCCTAGCTGTTGCACTATCCCTGTAAGCAGCATCTCCATCCGACGATCTTTTCGCACCATGGGAATCTCAACTTTTGATTCACTTGGGTTGAAAATCAACTCTGTCGGATTATCTCCCGTTTTTTTATACAAACGCTCCCGACGGTTAATAGGAGAAAAACAATTATCGGATTGACCGATACTTTCAGATCGACCTAAAAATAATAATCCTTCTTTTTTTAGACCAAACTGAAACGTTTTTAGTACTTTTGCTTGTAACACTGCATCAAAATAAATAAGTACATTACGGCAAGAAACTAAATCTAAGCGAAAAAAGGGCGGGTCTGTAACGAGATTGTGCTTTGCAAACACAATCATGTCTCGCAGAGATTTTTTTGCCTCATAATTACTGCCTACTGCGTTGAAATACTTTTCTCGCATTTCCATCGGGACAATATTCATTGCAATCTGAGGGTAAATCCCTCTTCGCGCAATATTGAGTGCATCATCATCCACATCGGTCGCAAAGATTTGTACTGGAGGTGCAATTCCCAGCTGATATAGCGATTCTGCAATTAACATGGCAATCGAATAGACTTCCTCGCCACTGGCACAACCGGCTACCCACACTCTAATGTCGCCACCATCTTTACGTGACTGGCAAAGAAGGTTGATCGCGTCACGCAAAGCGTCAAATGCATCATGATCACGGAAAAATGCGGTAACAGAAATCAAAATATCTTTGGCAAGTAAATCTAGTTCCTCAGGATGTTGGTCTACCCAGTTTAGGTAAGTGTTGAGATCAAAATTGCCTGTGGCAATTTCACGTCGGCGAATGCGACGCATCAATGTACCAATTTTATATCCCGTGAAATCATAGTGAATTTGTGATTTTAATTTGCTGAGCAATTGCCCTAGCAAATCTTGTTCTGGCGGTAATGTATCTGCAGTCTCTAGAGATAAAATCATTTGCAGCGCGGCGGGCAAATCTTCTGGAGAGGCGATATGATCAGCAACCCCTGCATCTATTGCAGACTGAGGCATCCCTTCGTATTTTGCGGTTTCGGGTAATTGCACCAACGTATGACCGCCTGCAGTTTGAATCGCACGTAAGCCCGCAACGCCATCTGACCCGGTGCCGGATAACAAAATGCCCGTAGCAGCAGTGGCTTCCTCTTCGGCTAAAGAGCAGAAGAACTGGTTTATTGAAGGTTTGGGTGAAGATTCTGGTGGTGCTAACGAAAGACGAATTACCCCTTTTTCTAAGATAGCGTTATAACTAGCTGGAATCACACAAAGCATCCCGGCTTTTAACTGCAACCCGTCAGTCGCTTCAATAACGCTTAATACGGTTTCTCTGGATAGAATATCCACCATCATGCTTTTATAAGTGGGGGATAAATGCTGAAGAAGGACATAAGCACAAGGTAGTGTTGGGGATAGATTCGCAATCAACTTCGTCACTGCTTCTAAACCACCGGCGGAAGCGCCAATACCTACGATGTAGGTTTTACCTTCAATGCTCATTTTTGTCCCATCGTTGCATGAAATTTGCATATCAACTTAAGCTATAGTGGAAAAACTCATTTTTTTCCAGTTAGATTGAGCGATTGTTGATCAAATTTATTTGATTACGTGTGACGTTCTAGCTAAGGCAAATCTGCATTGATTGATCTAACGCAAAGCACCGAAATGGTGCTTTATGTCTATTACCGACGGTAAATCGTCGTATGAATGTTGTTTTAACTGTCAGGGCACGTTACGATGCAATATCAATGATTTTTCATGCCGTACCTGCAGACAGACATGAACACCACGCTATCTAATCGCGCCTTAATCGACCCACACGGACGTGTGCTGGAATACCTGCGTCTTTCTGTGACAGACAGGTGCGATCTTCGCTGTAGCTATTGCATCCCAAAAGGCTTTAAAGGCTTTGAAGAACCAAAGCATTGGCTTACTTTTGACGAGATAGAACGCCTGATTGGTGCATTTGCACGTTTAGGCTTGCGTAGAGTCCGTCTAACGGGGGGCGAACCGCTACTTCGTAAAAATGTAGATCAACTCGCCAAGCGATTATCTAGTCTTCCAGGCATTGAAGACCTATCTCTTTCTACCAACGGTACACAACTTTCTAACGTTGCAGGGCAATTGGCTGCAGCGGGGGTAAACCGCATTAACGTCAGCCTAGATTCTTTAGATAAAGGCTGTGTTGAAACCGTGGCTGGTAGAAATGTTTTAGAACAAGTGATGGATGGCTTGTTTGCCGCCAAAGCAGCTGGTATCGCCCCAATTAAGATCAATATGGTGGTCATGAAAGGGGTGAATGACCACGAAGTAGATCAAATGGCAGATTTCTGCCTGGTTAATGGGTTTGTTCTACGGTTTATTGAAGCCATGCCAATGGGGGAAACCGGTCAAAATACCGAGTTCGTCTCTCTACAACCAATACGTGAGCGCTTGGTTGAACGTCTTCATTTGCAACCATGCCATACCGAATTGGGTGGCGGGCCTGCTAGATATTGGCAAACGGCGGATGGCAATGGGCAAATTGGCTTCATCACGCCCTTGTCGCAACACTTCTGTGCTACTTGCAACCGTGTGCGACTATCGGTTGATGGCACGCTATATCTTTGCCTTGGCCAAGAGTTTAAATATGAATTCCGCCCACTATTGCGTAGTGGCGCGACAGATGCAGAA
This genomic interval from Leeia speluncae contains the following:
- a CDS encoding biliverdin-producing heme oxygenase is translated as MKMPAGIFPDMAKQLKSATTDFHRALDHHEMLRGLLSTPISEVNYTIALTALFGPTEALEIALSDYLPLEKFSPRAALIAKDLQDLKAQLLPCSIPLPTFESESAIVGGLYVLEGSHLGGSVIAKHLHHHSTISLPCRFFSESEGYTRWQRFWNYLTPRLPHLNQEDATEAAKATFSFFIAHFDECAKLNRTRKAQLNSHLGL
- a CDS encoding VOC family protein, with product MIKHLDHLVLTTANLSACTYFYTEVLGMQKEEFIGGTPPVKRLAFKFGFQKINIHEKGKEFLPKATLPTPGALDLCFIVSLPLADVVAQLQTHHIAIEEGPVTRTGAVGKITSVYVRDPDGNLIELSEYD
- a CDS encoding MocE family 2Fe-2S type ferredoxin, with the protein product MSQWIEVCEIEDIDEEDVSRFDHNGLTYAIYRSPDSEFFATAGHCTHEKVHLSNGLVMDHIIECPKHNGRFDYRTGKAQGAPVCVNLPTFPTKVEGGKVWIEVE
- a CDS encoding GAF domain-containing protein → MNHIEQISTCEQELLHLSGHILSHGTLIVANEAGCITHYAKNIADFFIYPPTLHSQLPDELQVLASQLSKEPGKRLIVEHLQNGMRQQVDVIISRGENGQIILEFLSSRATDIRNRLYMGLPVMIQDEESLLEARKILVNRVAELTGFQRVMYYLFHDNGDGEVVAEARLTDAYGSYLGLRFPDSDIPHIARALYIKNPWRLIPDVVADAVPIVGEETPVDLSFTDLRSVSEMHRVYLQNMGVRASLSFPIVVSGKLFALIAAHHQMAAYPTVHELQLAQSEVKNHTLTLISYLSQRRLRLIDSIAQRFKPFEQILQRHGDLGTAWPELGAWLIEEFNADGAILVQNNLALGVGLCFSSEALDYLDHWFVTEQSELIWSSDHLHKQVDGMPLSEIAGVLAIKFGRPQGDSQAQTRVYLTRAEYVYEVEWGGTPEKPIEYHDGLLGIAPRRSFEKWVEKRLGYSRPWTNENRLFALKCRETLLQEKKR
- a CDS encoding NAD(P)/FAD-dependent oxidoreductase, which codes for MYTQAPIVIIGAGQAGGRLALHLREEGYRGTICLIGDEPHLPYERPPLSKQVLLGESTPTQLSMTTVVQLAEYSIDWRVSTPVTKVDPSNHLLTLENGESLSYQALVFATGGVPRKLSLPGCEAVPILYLRNQADAAALKTALHPSKRVGIIGGGFIGLEIASSAKQLGCDVVVFEAANQLASRVLPAEISNRLFELHQQNDVTIKLQAGIEQLSHHEDKTSVLLKTGERFVFDVLVAGIGIIPNQTLAEAAGLKVGNGILVDAYLQTSHPDIYAIGDVAAIPMNGGHQRIETWRNAEHQARYLAKHLVSPQSEFEDLMWFWSDQFDEGLQVVGETSPTLKATVRQQNEVATFVIYQDEVGCIRGAAGMGKDGCIAKDIKLIERLIAMKKVVSMETLADPSTNLKSLLKGN
- a CDS encoding sugar phosphate isomerase/epimerase family protein, with amino-acid sequence MSTNQALLVFQSMWAMENLLPGGKSASHEERLTQIAAAGFAGFTDHYYNRQHVARLAETFKPLGLQAEGQVFPTNIEELIPALENGTEFGCHHITIQADFRPRTLKEAIRVIEGWQRLAEQVAFPVLIETHRYRVTNDLLFTLDLLAEMPNLKLLSDLSHYVVAREFPLPPAEADDQQIKTILDHGWGFHGRVSNGHQVQIPVSFAQHQPWVDVFKAWWTYGMSSWQKRAKADDTLTFTCELGPTPYAITGSDGLDITDRWKEALMLREWAQACWQDALQTIET
- a CDS encoding fatty acid desaturase; amino-acid sequence: MIDSIKCRDYSLEGPCGKEAADKGLVSAEWFACTVDRKVMKQLMQRDDKKALAWLGSWLALLIAFGVLAYFSWGTLWAIPAFFVYGLFYAAGEHGSHELSHGTPFKTQWLNTFFFQVTSFMALHETVFWRWSHARHHTDTLIVGNDREIAFPRPFSILGWLADFFFLKAGSIEFFRTIKHAFGVVSPATRSFVPASEIPKMIFSSRIHTLIYAATVAACFYSQSILPAMFVVLPRFYGSPLTQIFNITQHAGLAEDVLDHRLNTRTVIFNPISAFMYMNMNYHIEHHMFPMVPFYNLPQLHALIKSQCAPTPQSLWAAYKEIFPAIMRQRSDPTYCIRRALPQSN
- a CDS encoding LacI family DNA-binding transcriptional regulator, with amino-acid sequence MKPTMEDVAKVAGVGVATVDRVINKRAAVRPETAQKVLEAAEQIGFQRTGLIKNRIKEQSAGLHLGFILQKQTTQFYKDLGDAIQLQGKQSPFPIAKTSVIYLDDLSPQVIADELLTLGEKVDAIALVSTDHPLVNQAIQLLAEKGKPVISLLSDLTAESCAGFVGIDHRKIGRMAAWNIQQLCPQPGKIGLIVGSHRYLCQELSEMSFRSFFREHAPDFQILETLVSLEDIALAESATLELLKQHPDLTAIFVAGGGIEGVIKGLQSTALNKHIVTICLDLTRITQQALIDGVVDTILSHPMEWMVSKLLESMVQTCKLPDFKRVINVTLPALTFTTANV